The following proteins are encoded in a genomic region of Nocardioides renjunii:
- a CDS encoding CPBP family intramembrane glutamic endopeptidase, producing MSTSTVDKRPWWRLPDTPVPGGVPDLARALLWTELAIVLLVSLGRSAVYSIVSIVSALTAPGPLSSQAANLNNSLAPDRPWLDLTYQLLRIGFALVPVALAAYLLVRSGTRLREVWARDGGWATWRDLGRGAWLALGVGSVGVVFYLATFALGTNLTVVAQSLPGEWWQVPVLVLAAAENAVLEEFLVLGFVQVRLRQLGLGDSAAIGLAALLRGSYHLYQGLGGFVGNLAMGLLFGWLFRRWGRVLPFVVAHTLLDVGAFVGYAALAGRVDWLPTL from the coding sequence GTGAGCACGTCGACCGTCGACAAGCGCCCGTGGTGGCGGCTGCCCGACACCCCCGTGCCCGGCGGGGTGCCCGACCTCGCCCGCGCGCTGCTGTGGACCGAGCTCGCGATCGTGCTGCTCGTCTCGCTGGGGCGCTCGGCGGTCTACTCGATCGTCAGCATCGTCTCCGCGCTCACCGCGCCCGGCCCGCTGTCCTCGCAGGCGGCCAACCTCAACAACTCGCTGGCCCCCGACCGGCCGTGGCTCGACCTGACCTACCAGCTGCTGCGGATCGGCTTCGCGCTCGTGCCCGTCGCGCTGGCGGCCTACCTGCTGGTGCGCTCGGGCACACGGCTGCGCGAGGTGTGGGCACGCGACGGGGGCTGGGCCACGTGGCGCGACCTCGGTCGCGGCGCCTGGCTCGCGCTGGGCGTGGGCTCGGTCGGCGTCGTGTTCTACCTCGCGACCTTCGCGCTCGGCACCAACCTCACCGTGGTGGCGCAGTCGCTGCCGGGGGAGTGGTGGCAGGTCCCGGTGCTCGTCCTCGCGGCCGCCGAGAACGCGGTGCTCGAGGAGTTCCTCGTCCTCGGCTTCGTGCAGGTCCGGCTGCGCCAGCTCGGCCTCGGCGACTCCGCGGCCATCGGCCTCGCGGCGCTGCTGCGCGGCAGCTACCACCTCTACCAGGGCCTCGGCGGCTTCGTCGGCAACCTCGCGATGGGGCTGCTCTTCGGCTGGCTGTTCCGCCGGTGGGGCCGGGTGCTGCCGTTCGTGGTGGCGCACACCCTGCTCGACGTGGGTGCGTTCGTGGGGTACGCCGCCCTCGCCGGGCGGGTCGACTGGCTGCCGACCCTGTGA
- a CDS encoding MarR family winged helix-turn-helix transcriptional regulator, whose amino-acid sequence MPDSSSSLDSEQLSAYFALMDVAGLLKHAVEQQLREEGDLSYVQFQLLARLALNSPTGSERMTDLADGVVYSRSGLTYQAGLLEKAGLVSRAPSADDERSVTVTVTDAGREVIARVIPGHVEVLRQQLFSPLSGADTRRLRDLLVPVRDHMRAAPPRSAGPRRRR is encoded by the coding sequence ATGCCCGACTCCTCCTCGTCCCTCGACTCCGAGCAGCTCAGCGCCTACTTCGCCCTGATGGACGTGGCCGGGTTGCTCAAGCACGCCGTCGAGCAGCAGCTGCGCGAGGAGGGCGACCTGAGCTACGTGCAGTTCCAGCTGCTGGCCCGGCTGGCGCTGAACTCGCCCACCGGCAGCGAGCGGATGACCGACCTCGCCGACGGCGTGGTCTACAGCCGCAGCGGCCTGACCTACCAGGCCGGACTCCTCGAGAAGGCGGGCCTCGTCAGCCGTGCGCCCTCGGCCGACGACGAGCGGAGCGTGACCGTCACGGTGACCGACGCCGGCCGCGAGGTGATCGCGCGCGTCATCCCCGGCCACGTCGAGGTGCTGCGCCAGCAGCTCTTCTCGCCGCTGTCGGGCGCCGACACGCGGCGCCTGCGCGACCTGCTGGTGCCGGTGCGCGACCACATGCGGGCGGCGCCGCCCCGCTCCGCGGGCCCGCGTCGCCGGCGCTGA